Part of the Ornithinimicrobium flavum genome, CCTCGAGGACCCCGCCCCCTGACCCCTCCCCGACCGGACGTGCGTTCCTGCCGCACCGGACGGGCGTTCCTGCCGCACCGGACGCGCGTTCCTGCCGCACCGGACGCGCGTTCGTGACAGTTGTCCACAGGCTCGGTGCGGGTATGCGGTCAGGCAGGCCGCGGGTCCGTGGTCGGGATCGCCGTGGGTCCGTGTCGGGATCGCCGTGGGTCCGTGGTCCCCGCACGGGCGAGGCCCGGCGAGGGTCTCGTGCCCCGCCCGGCGTCGTCGGCACTGGTGGCAGACAGGGGCCATGTCGACTCCTTCGTCGGTGTGGGGCGACCCTAGCGGACCGTGGCAACGGGTGGCGTGACCTACGCCACTGTCCGTGCACGCTATGCAATTTTGCATGGCGTGCAAGCTCGGGCGTACCGTGGAGCGGTGAGCGTCTCCACCGCCCTCGGCCGCCGAGAGGCCAACAAGGTCCGCACCCGCGAGGCGGTCGTGGAGGCGCTGCACGCCCTCGTGCGCACCACCCCGGTGGAGGAGATCACCGTGGACCGGCTCGCCGAGGACGCGGGCATCTCGCGGCGCACCTTCTTCAACTACTACGCCGGCATCCCGGCCGTCCTGGTCGAGGTCTTCTCCGCGCACGCGGAGCAGATGGTGGGCGGGATCGACACGGACCTGCTGCCGCGCGACCCGCTGCAGGCGCTGCGCCGGCTCGTGGCCGAGGGCGGCGTCGACCGGGACTTCCTGGGCTGGATGGCCGCCCTCAACGGCCACGGCACCACCGGAGAGGGTGCCGTCCTCATCGAGCGGGCGGTCTGGACCGAGCTGGGTGCGTGGCTGGAGACCCGGCTGCGCGACCTCTTCCCGCAGGGCACCGACACGCTCTACCTCACCACCCTGGCCGCCAGCGTCATGCACGCCTTCGCCGCCGCCGAGCAGGAGTGGATCGCCAGCCTCACCGACCCCTCCCGCCTGACCGACGCGGACCTGACCTCCTTCGCCGACCACCTCGACCGCGCCCTGGGCCACCTGGCCCGCGGGTGGCGGCCGACCCCCCGCTCCTGACCGAAAGGACCACGACCGTGGCCGTCCTTCTCAACCGTCTTGGCCGTTGGTGCGCCCGTCACCGGTGGGGCGTCGTCGCCGCCTGGGTGGCGCTGCTGGCGATCGTCGCCACCGGCGCCCTCACCCTGATGAAGCCGCTCAACAACAACATCTCCATCCCGGGCAGCCGGTTCGAGACCGTGCTCGAGACGTTGCGCGAGGAGATCCCCGAGGCGTCCGGCACGACCGGCACCGTCGTCTTCACGGCGGACGAGCCGTTCACCGACGCGCAGCGCGAGGCGGTCGCCGGGGTCGTCGAGCAGTGGAACGCGATGTCCGGGGTCGAGGCCATCGACCCCTTCGCGAGCCAGGCCCAGGTGGACGCCACCTCCGGCGACCTGGCCGCGGGCCGCGCCGAGCTCGAGGAGGGTCGGGCGGAGCTGGAGCAGGGGGAGGCGGACCTCGCCGACGCCCGTGAGCAGGTGGAGACCGGGCGCACGGAGCTGGAGGACGGGCGGGAGCAGCTCGAGGCCGGCCGCGCCGAGCTGGAGGCCGGGCGGACCGAGCTGGAGGCCGGCCAGGCCGAGCTCGACGCGCAGGCCCAGCAGCTGGACGCCGCGCAGGCCGAGCTCGACGCGCGCAGCGCCGAGCTCGAGGGTGGGGTCGCCGCGGGTCTCGTGCCGCCGGCGCAGGCCGAGGCCGCCCGCGCCGAGATCGCCGCGGGCCAGGCCCAGATCGACGGCGGGCGCCAGCAGCTGGCCGCCGGGCAGCAGCAGATCGACGCCGGGCTCGCGGAGATCGAGGCCGGCGAGGCCCAGCTGACCGCCGGCGAGGCCGAGCTGGTGGCGGCCGAGGAGCAGCTCGACGAGGCGCGCAGCAGATCGTCGACGGGGAGGCCGAGCTCGAGGCGGGACGCGCCGAGCTCGCGGACGGCGAGGCCCAGCTGGAGGCCGGCGAGCGCCTGGCCGCGCTCACCGACGGGCTGCGGGTCGTCAACGAGGCCGGCACCGTGGCGATGACCCAGGTGTCGGTGACCGGCGGCTCGGCCCAGGCCATCACGCCCGAGGTGGCCGACGAGATCCAGCGGATCGGCGACGCCATCGAGGACGGAAGCGGGGTGGAGGTGGACTTCTCCGCCGAGTTCGCGCTGGATCTCAACAGCGTCTTCGGCCCGGGCGAGGCGGTCGGCCTGGCCGTGGCCGGCCTGGTGCTGATCGTCATGCTGGGCAGCCTGGTCGCAGCGGGTCTCCCGATCCTCATGGCGCTGGTCGGGGTGGGGGTCGGGGTCGCCGGCTCCCTCGCGCTCTCGCCGCTCATCGAGATGCAGTCGATCACCCCGGTCCTGGCGCTCATGCTCGGCCTGGCCGTCGGGATCGACTACTCGCTCTTCCTCATCAACCGGCACCGCCAGCAGCTCCGGCACGGCATGCCGGTCCAGGAGTCGATCGCGCTGGCCGTGGGCACCTCGGGCAACGCCGTGACCTTCGCCGGGCTGACCGTCATCATCGCGCTGTCGGCCCTGGTGCTGACCGGTATGCCGTTCCTCGGCACCATGGGCCTCGTCGCCGCGGCCACCGTGGCCCTGTCGGTGCTCGTGGCCATCACCCTGACCCCGGCGCTGCTGTCCGTGATGGGCCTGCGGGTCCTGCCGAAGAAGGAGCGGGGGGCGATCGCGGCCGGCGACCACGATCTCGCCGACGCCGACGACGCGCGGGAGGCCGACACCACCCGCGGCTGGGCCGCGGTGGTGCAGCGCCGTCCCTGGTTGGCCATCCTGGGCGTGATCGCGATCGTGGCGGCCCTGGGCTACCCCACGGGCCAGCTGCGGCTCGGCCTGCCGGACAGCAGCTCGGAGCCGCTGGGCTCGACCGCCTACACCACCTACGACACCGTGCGCAGCGAGTTCGGCGCCGGGCCGCCGGGCCCATCCTGGCCGTCGCCGAGCTCGACGAGCCGATCGCCGAGGGTGAGGTCGCGCTGATCGACAAGCAGGCCGACATCGCCGAGGACCTGGCCGCCGTGGAAGGCGTGGAGCGGGTGCTGCCCGCAGGCGTCAACGACGCCCGCGACGTGCTCGCCTTCCAGTTGCAGCCGGCCGGTGGACCCACGGAGGAGTCGACGGTCGCGCTGGTCGACCGCCTCGACGCCGACCTGGGCTCCCTCGGCGAGGAGCACGGCGCCAGCATCGACATCACGGGCCAGACCGTCGCGAACATCGACATCTCGGAGCAGCTCTCCGACGCGCTGCCGATCTACCTGCTGGTCGTCGTGGGCCTGTCGCTGATCCTCATGATGCTGGTCTTCCGGTCCATCTGGGTGCCGCTGCTGGCCACCGCCGGCTTCCTGCTGTCGATCGTCGCCGCCTTCGGCGCGGTCGTGGCCGTCTACCAGCTGGGGCACCTCGGCCCGGTCTTCGGGGTGCACGAGCCGGGGCCGGTGCTGTCCTTCCTGCCCATCCTGCTCATCGGCATCCTCTTCGGGCTGGCGATGGACTACCAGGTCTTCCTCGTCTCGGCGATGCGCGAGGATCACGTGCACGGACGCGACGCGCGGACCGCGGTCGTCACCGGCTTCAACCACAGCGCCCGGGTCGTCACCGCGGCGGCGATCATCATGATCTCCGTCTTCGCCGGCTTCGTGTGGGCCCACCTGACGATGGTCCGGCCCATCGGCCTGGGCCTGGCCCTGGGTGTGCTGGTCGACGCCTTCCTGGTCCGGATGACCCTCACCCCCGCGGTGCTGTCGCTGCTGGGCGAGCGCGCCTGGTGGCTGCCCCGCTGGCTGGACCGGATCCTGCCGGACGTCGACGTCGAGGGTGCCAAGCTCGAGCGGGCGCTCGGCGGGCCGTCCGCGGCTCAGGAGCCGGAGGTCGTCGCCAGCCGCTGACCGGCCGCCTGCAGCAGCTCGCGGGCGCCGTCCCGCGCGACAGCGTCACCCTCGGTGACCTGGAGCGCGAGGCGGCGCCCGTCGCGTCGGTAGACCACCAGGCCGGGCCCGCCCTCGTCGACGATGAAGGAGGTGCGGTCCGGCGAGGGCCGCAGACCGATGCCGCCCCAGCGCATCGGGTCGAGGTCCTGCACGGCCACCCCCGCGACCTCCTCGGCCGGCACCCGGACCAGTCGGACCGGGGCGACGCGCGAGCGCACCTCCAGCCCGTCGACGTCGACCTCCACCCGCACGGCGCTCCACGCCAGGGCCAGCGCCCAGGTGCCGGCACCCACCAGGACGAGCACCAGGGCGGCCACCCATCCCTGCCCGCCCACCAGGACGACGACGAGGGCCACCGCGAAGACGGCCAGGACCCCCCAGCCGATGACCCGCATCGTGCGCGAGTCCAGGTCTGTGCTCCACGGCCGCACCTCCCGCACCTGCCGACCGCGCAGGGCCTGCACCCGGGACCGCTCCGGCACCAGGGCCCGGAGCTGGGCGGGGGTCGGCCGCCGGCGGCCGTGCACGGCATACCCGACGGCGCCCGCCACCACGGCGCCGAGCAGCGCGGCGAGCAGCACCGGCTGGCTCACTCCCCCGTCCTGGCTCCCGCCCCGCGACGCGGTGAGCAGGTGCAGCAGCCAGGCCCCCCACCCCACCCCGGCGAGCGCGGCCAGGGCCCACCTCGACCACGACTGGGGCACGACCCGCTGGAGCACGGCCATCACGGCCGCCCCGAGCGCGCACAGCACGACGACCGCCATCAGCCGCGCGGTGAGCGCGGGGTCCACGGTGGGCATCGTCACGGTGGTGACGAGCAGCGCGGCCAGGGGCAGGATCGCCCACACGCCGGCGGCGACGCGGCGCCAGTTCATCGACAGGTCCTCTCGGGGTGGGGATCCCCAGGGTATGCGGTGCGGACCGGGCGGCGACCGCGTCCGGCGAGGTGACGACCGCGTCCGGCGGGGTGGCCACCACGTCCGGTGGATTGACGGCCGCGTCCGGCGAGGTGACGACGTGCCGCCGGGTGGGTCGATCCGTGACCGCCGGGCCGGTAGCGTGGTCCGACGATGAGCACCCCCGACCGGACCACCGACGGTCCCAGCGAGTCCACCCTCGCCCTGCTGGCCGCGCTGCGGGAGATCGGCAGCGCCGAGGACGCCTCGTCGCTGGCCCGGCACGGCCTGCGTCTGGCCCGCAGCCTCACCGGGGCCGGGGCGGCCCTGCTCGCGGTCGCGGACGACCGTCACCCCGACGACCTGCTCGTCGTCGCCCGCGACGGCAGCGCGCTCACCGACGAGGAGGTCGAGCGCTGGTTGCTGGCGGGCGACGGGCAGGGTGCGGACGGCGAGGGGCGGCGGGCGGGCGGCGACGGCGAGCGGGCGGTGGGGGGTCCGGTGCTGTCGGCCGAGGTGACCGTCGAGTCCGGCCGGTTCGGCGTGCTCCGGCTCGGGCAGCTCCCCGGCCCCGTCGGGGCGCGCAGCCGGGCGGCCCTGGACGCCGTGGCCTTCGCGCTGGGCTCGCGCGTGGAGACCCTGCGCCAGCGCGAGGTGAGCGACCTGCACGAGCGCATCACCGACGCCGTGTGGGAGCTGGACCGCACGCTGGCCGACGGCGTCGACCTGGAGGTCACCCTGCCGCTGCTCGTGACCCGGACCCGGGAGCTGACCAGGGCCGACGCCGTGGCTCTCGTGGCCCGTCCCGGCTCCGGACCCCACCGCGTCCTCGCCGCCGACGGCGAACGGTCCGCCGCCGTGCTCGTCGAGCTGCAGCCCGACCTGGAGGAGGTCCTCGGCGCCGGGACCGCCCACCACTGGTCGGCCCGGGGCACGGTGCCCCGGCCGGACGGGGTCCACCGGCGGTGGAC contains:
- a CDS encoding sensor histidine kinase, which produces MSTPDRTTDGPSESTLALLAALREIGSAEDASSLARHGLRLARSLTGAGAALLAVADDRHPDDLLVVARDGSALTDEEVERWLLAGDGQGADGEGRRAGGDGERAVGGPVLSAEVTVESGRFGVLRLGQLPGPVGARSRAALDAVAFALGSRVETLRQREVSDLHERITDAVWELDRTLADGVDLEVTLPLLVTRTRELTRADAVALVARPGSGPHRVLAADGERSAAVLVELQPDLEEVLGAGTAHHWSARGTVPRPDGVHRRWTSLVPLETRGEQHVVLVVHAWSPPRGVPPHQVQDVISALALHAALILDRAHGEREHDLVTRLEDRDRIARDLHDLVIQRLFAVGLTLQGATRRAGSPELVERLEGAVAELDQTIRDIRATIFELRHHPGQGSFRADLRALVDSYAPTLGFAPVLHVHGPLDSVPDEELHSQVLMVVREALSNVTRHARASSVQVTARIDPGTLSLTVQDDGVGVAGGAVESGLSNVRARAADRGGRVRLDPASPRGTRLQWSVPLP
- a CDS encoding TetR/AcrR family transcriptional regulator encodes the protein MSVSTALGRREANKVRTREAVVEALHALVRTTPVEEITVDRLAEDAGISRRTFFNYYAGIPAVLVEVFSAHAEQMVGGIDTDLLPRDPLQALRRLVAEGGVDRDFLGWMAALNGHGTTGEGAVLIERAVWTELGAWLETRLRDLFPQGTDTLYLTTLAASVMHAFAAAEQEWIASLTDPSRLTDADLTSFADHLDRALGHLARGWRPTPRS